The proteins below come from a single Necator americanus strain Aroian chromosome V, whole genome shotgun sequence genomic window:
- a CDS encoding hypothetical protein (NECATOR_CHRV.G20993.T3), whose amino-acid sequence MLSAHLCCCCPQSPPVTPSDVKEFFESINPKSDFNNDGDALETYLYEKSLKVQPKDAEKIPDVKPKRSLHVLKSPGIKPPKTNHYSASHHHAATSYSTQSSTAPSTPRPDGEGPRPPLLTPPDAEDAHFSLVDITPGQHPKFVGDVPRRAHKIGQLQPPPLVPRRAQKSTTSSQPSALSSPAPSTAPPLHPRRTMPINSSPSSRSPQTPVRMSGDHAPQAFVFPSVESQYSPPPPALPPRLSTTSSASTTPGTMSSNEQLRVVLDRPSSESNSPTVCLSVPLPPALPPRRGTAAQQTPPPLPPKMRTTGSPSLQRASVSPSSPDTPPPLPPKTYKMRKQNESPTTVTSLPQ is encoded by the exons ATGTTGTCGGCACATCTGTGTTGCTGTTGTCCTCAGTCACCGCCAGTTACACCGTCAGACGTTAAA GAGTTCTTCGAGTCGATCAACCCGAAAAGCGATTTCAACAATGACGGTGATGCGCTAGAAACATATCTCTACGAGAAATCACTCAAGGTTCAGCCGAAAGATGCCGAGAAAATCCCTGACGTG aAACCGAAACGATCTCTACACGTGCTGAAATCGCCAGGAATCAAACCGCCGAAAACGAATCACTACTCAGCCAGCCATCATCATGCAGCTACCAGTTACAGCACGCAATCATCGACGGCACCAAGCACGCCACGGCCAGACGGAGAAGG ACCACGACCTCCACTGTTGACACCTCCTGACGCTGAAGACGCTCACTTCTCCTTGGTTGACATTACGCCAGGTCAACATCCTAAATTCGTTGGTGATGTGCCAAGACGGGCGCATAAAATAG GCCAACTACAACCCCCGCCATTAGTGCCACGTAGAGCACAAAAATCCACGACGTCATCACAACCGTCAGCCTTGTCCTCACCGGCCCCATCCACTGCGCCACCACTTCATCCTCGACGGACAATGCCGATCAACTCGTCACCGTCAAGTCGATCTCCGCAAACTCCGGTCAGGATGTCAGGAG ATCACGCCCCACAAGCTTTTGTGTTTCCGTCCGTGGAATCGCAATACTCGCCGCCTCCGCCTGCACTTCCGCCGCGCCTATCGACCACCAGTTCAGCATCAACGACACCTGGAACGATGTCCAGTAACGAACAATTGCGAGTGGTTTTGGACAG GCCATCAAGTGAATCCAATTCACCTACAGTCTGTTTGTCAGTACCGTTGCCGCCAGCGCTACCCCCTCGACGAGGTACAGCTGCACAACAAACACCGCCTCCTTTGCCACCGAAAAT gcGTACCACTGGCAGTCCGTCATTACAACGCGCGAGCGTGTCGCCGTCGTCGCCGGACACACCGCCACCGTTGCCGCCGAAAACGTACAAGATGCGTAAGCAAAACGAAAGTCCGACGACTGTGACATCGTTACCGCAGTAA